The Corynebacterium renale genome includes a region encoding these proteins:
- a CDS encoding DUF1540 domain-containing protein — MATATKIASCATTECAFNNGGCTALAITIAGDANKAACGTFTTLDARSNRPAEGQVGACHRLECAHNKDLMCTNASITITGSTAECAEYTVA; from the coding sequence ATGGCTACTGCAACCAAGATCGCAAGCTGCGCTACTACTGAATGCGCTTTCAATAACGGCGGCTGCACCGCTCTCGCAATCACCATCGCAGGCGATGCGAACAAGGCAGCGTGTGGCACCTTCACCACCCTGGATGCTCGCAGCAACCGCCCAGCAGAAGGTCAGGTCGGCGCTTGCCACCGCCTCGAATGTGCACACAACAAAGACCTCATGTGCACGAACGCTTCTATCACCATCACTGGCAGCACTGCAGAGTGTGCTGAATACACCGTCGCTTAA
- a CDS encoding aldo/keto reductase produces the protein MIHNTTELKLNDGHTMPQLGFGTFLVDPDEAHRVVTDALEAGYRHIDTAAFYGNEEGVGAAIRDSGIPREEIFVTTKLWNDRHDDAPDALNESLTKLGLDYVDLYLIHWPVPKQDKYLGAWDSLIQLREKDLTCSIGVCNFLPEHIDRLVAESGVAPAVNQVELHPWIQQKDTVATNQRHGVATEAWAPLGQFKYDFTQFPALVDTAKAHNATEAQVVLRWHLQNGTIVFPKSRVRERMEENLGALDFTLSDEEMAAINSLDRGEDGRLGFHPNERS, from the coding sequence ATGATTCACAACACAACAGAACTTAAACTTAACGACGGACACACCATGCCCCAGCTCGGGTTCGGAACATTCCTCGTTGACCCCGACGAAGCCCACCGCGTTGTCACCGACGCACTCGAAGCCGGATACCGGCACATCGACACCGCCGCCTTCTACGGCAACGAAGAAGGCGTCGGCGCAGCTATCCGCGATTCTGGGATCCCCCGCGAGGAAATCTTTGTCACCACCAAGCTATGGAACGACCGCCACGATGACGCCCCAGATGCCCTGAACGAATCCCTCACTAAGCTCGGCCTGGATTACGTTGACCTCTACCTCATCCACTGGCCAGTCCCTAAACAGGACAAGTACCTTGGGGCCTGGGATTCACTGATCCAGTTGCGCGAAAAGGACCTGACCTGCTCCATCGGGGTGTGCAACTTCCTCCCCGAACACATTGACCGCCTCGTCGCCGAATCTGGCGTGGCACCCGCAGTGAATCAGGTGGAGCTTCATCCGTGGATACAGCAGAAGGATACGGTCGCAACGAACCAACGCCATGGGGTTGCCACCGAGGCATGGGCACCACTGGGCCAGTTCAAGTACGACTTCACCCAGTTCCCCGCCCTCGTCGACACTGCCAAGGCCCACAACGCCACCGAAGCCCAGGTCGTGCTGCGCTGGCACCTACAAAACGGCACCATCGTTTTCCCCAAGTCGCGCGTGCGCGAGCGCATGGAGGAAAACTTGGGCGCTCTGGACTTCACACTTTCCGACGAAGAAATGGCCGCAATCAACTCCCTGGACCGTGGAGAAGATGGCCGGTTAGGCTTCCATCCCAACGAACGCAGCTAA
- a CDS encoding translation initiation factor IF-2 N-terminal domain-containing protein, producing the protein MAEKPTIQPIDRSELKPKTRVHALAKQLGTTSRIVVEQLAELGLKKVAQSTLSVEEQEQLLDALSSDSEKPKKKPAKKPAKKTTKKTAKKVTKKAEEKPAEKADEPQQEETTPQDVEKIRRRVEANVKNEIHQIEEKVERELAEEAENQGSQEVTQAEEIEAQAVDTPVFQAPQATDSEDETVSRPRRRGRRGTRRGRGNQDVPQDNAAQPAPEQAEEPEVVEKQIDEPVALKGSTRLEARRRRRNERREEVRKERRIVSQAEFLARRESVKRVMVVRERERTDHVGNVTQVGVLEDDMLVEHFVTSEAQASMIGNIYLGRVQNVLPSMEAAFIDIGQGRNGVLYAGDVDWRKPQFKGSGRRIEKSLKSGDQVIVQVSKDPIGHKGARLTTQISLAGRFLVYVPGGKTAGISRKLPAPERKRLKDILKQVMPDDGGSIIRTAAEGVSAEAIGGDVARLHAVWEDIQERARKAKNPKGHDTVTLYEEPDMLVKVIRDVFNEDFSSLVVDGEKAWNTVRSYVSSVAPDLLDRVEKYDRSAHDGEDAFATYRIDEQIHKALSRMVWLTSGGSLVIDRTEAMTVIDVNTGRFTGSGGNLEETVTRNNLEAAEEIVRQLRLRDIGGMVVIDFIDMVLPENRDLVLRRLKEALGRDRTRHQVSEVTSLGLVQLTRKRLGTGLLESFSTTCECCDGRGVVIHEDPVEKEGTQEYADADAESKSKREKSDNPQRKRSSKKELEDLAASVIVTDGEEESEKEEEATDERDNRESGEDRGGRSRRGRRGQRRSNRSRRDTHEDSSDIADIVSSALEKAEEEDPDEPSGRDYQSALDDFEASPRRRRKTRGNSKSDHRPRKEDFEEKPTERDDASLDSGEPEDEGITRGRRRGRRRVVRRTAKRGEQSRGRGARRSRGSRSSQGSAQQVPESSTQKEEAPQRRGRRRRVVRRRSN; encoded by the coding sequence GTGGCGGAAAAGCCCACTATCCAACCCATAGACCGCAGCGAATTAAAACCGAAGACCCGCGTTCATGCGCTTGCTAAGCAACTGGGCACCACCTCCCGAATTGTGGTGGAACAGCTCGCCGAGCTGGGGTTAAAGAAGGTCGCGCAGTCCACATTGTCGGTGGAGGAACAAGAACAGCTTCTCGACGCCCTATCCTCCGACAGCGAGAAGCCAAAGAAAAAACCAGCTAAGAAGCCGGCCAAGAAGACGACAAAGAAAACCGCCAAGAAGGTAACGAAGAAGGCGGAGGAGAAGCCAGCGGAAAAGGCAGACGAGCCGCAGCAGGAAGAAACGACTCCGCAGGATGTGGAGAAAATCCGCCGTCGCGTTGAGGCCAACGTGAAAAATGAAATCCACCAGATCGAAGAGAAGGTGGAGCGGGAACTGGCCGAGGAAGCCGAAAACCAGGGCAGCCAGGAAGTAACCCAAGCCGAGGAGATAGAGGCGCAGGCGGTAGATACTCCAGTATTCCAGGCGCCGCAGGCTACTGATTCCGAAGATGAGACGGTCTCGAGGCCACGTCGCCGGGGCCGCCGGGGAACGCGCCGTGGGCGCGGCAACCAGGACGTACCGCAGGACAACGCTGCGCAGCCTGCTCCAGAGCAGGCTGAGGAGCCGGAGGTCGTCGAGAAGCAGATTGATGAGCCGGTTGCTTTGAAGGGCTCGACCCGTTTGGAGGCGCGCCGGCGCCGCCGTAATGAGCGTCGCGAGGAAGTACGCAAGGAGCGTCGCATCGTGAGCCAAGCAGAGTTCTTGGCGCGCCGGGAGTCAGTCAAGCGCGTGATGGTTGTCCGCGAGCGTGAGCGCACCGACCATGTGGGCAACGTGACGCAGGTCGGAGTGCTCGAAGACGACATGCTCGTGGAGCACTTTGTCACCTCTGAGGCACAGGCCTCGATGATCGGAAACATCTACTTGGGCCGCGTCCAAAACGTGCTGCCCTCCATGGAAGCTGCGTTCATCGACATCGGACAGGGCCGTAACGGTGTTCTGTACGCCGGTGACGTAGATTGGCGCAAGCCGCAGTTCAAGGGCTCGGGACGGCGCATCGAGAAGTCGCTGAAGTCCGGTGACCAGGTCATCGTGCAGGTATCCAAAGATCCGATCGGGCATAAGGGTGCGCGTCTGACCACCCAGATTTCGTTAGCAGGGCGCTTCTTGGTCTACGTGCCCGGCGGCAAGACCGCGGGCATTTCCCGCAAGCTGCCCGCCCCGGAGCGCAAGCGCCTGAAGGATATCCTGAAGCAGGTCATGCCTGACGACGGCGGCTCCATCATCCGCACCGCCGCCGAGGGAGTCTCCGCGGAGGCAATCGGCGGCGATGTGGCTCGCTTGCATGCCGTGTGGGAGGACATCCAGGAGCGCGCCCGGAAGGCAAAGAACCCGAAGGGGCACGACACCGTGACCCTCTACGAAGAGCCAGACATGCTGGTCAAGGTTATTCGCGACGTGTTCAATGAGGACTTCTCGTCGCTAGTTGTCGACGGCGAGAAAGCCTGGAACACCGTGCGATCCTACGTCTCCTCCGTGGCACCAGACCTCTTGGACCGCGTGGAGAAGTACGACCGGTCCGCCCACGACGGCGAAGACGCTTTCGCTACGTACCGCATCGACGAGCAGATTCACAAGGCGCTCTCACGCATGGTGTGGCTGACCTCTGGCGGTTCCTTGGTCATCGACCGTACCGAGGCCATGACCGTGATCGACGTCAACACCGGCCGATTCACTGGCTCCGGAGGCAACTTGGAAGAGACCGTCACGCGCAACAACCTGGAGGCTGCCGAGGAGATCGTTCGCCAGCTACGTCTGCGCGATATTGGTGGCATGGTTGTCATCGACTTCATCGACATGGTGCTGCCCGAAAACCGGGACCTAGTGCTGCGCCGGCTCAAGGAGGCCCTGGGTCGGGACCGTACCCGCCACCAGGTTTCCGAAGTTACCTCTTTGGGCCTAGTGCAGCTCACGCGCAAGCGTCTGGGCACTGGCCTCCTGGAATCCTTCTCCACTACGTGCGAATGCTGCGATGGCCGTGGCGTCGTCATCCACGAGGATCCCGTGGAAAAGGAAGGCACGCAGGAATATGCGGACGCTGACGCCGAGAGCAAGAGCAAGCGTGAAAAGTCCGACAATCCACAGCGTAAGCGCTCCAGTAAGAAGGAACTGGAGGATCTGGCAGCTAGTGTCATTGTCACCGATGGTGAGGAAGAGTCAGAAAAGGAAGAGGAAGCCACTGACGAGCGCGACAACCGCGAATCCGGTGAAGACCGTGGCGGACGTTCGCGCAGGGGTCGCCGAGGGCAACGTCGCAGCAACCGCTCGCGCCGTGACACTCATGAAGACTCCAGTGATATTGCGGACATAGTGTCCAGCGCGCTGGAGAAGGCGGAGGAAGAGGACCCTGACGAGCCGTCGGGACGCGACTACCAGTCTGCGCTCGACGATTTTGAAGCTTCGCCACGCCGCCGCCGCAAGACGCGCGGAAACTCCAAGTCGGATCATCGTCCGCGCAAGGAGGACTTCGAAGAAAAGCCCACAGAGCGTGACGACGCCTCCCTGGACTCCGGCGAACCCGAGGACGAGGGCATAACGCGTGGACGCCGTCGTGGCCGTCGCCGTGTCGTGCGTCGTACAGCGAAGCGGGGCGAGCAGTCCCGTGGCCGCGGTGCTCGTCGTTCGCGCGGGAGCCGAAGCTCGCAGGGTTCGGCGCAGCAGGTACCTGAGTCTTCCACGCAGAAGGAGGAGGCTCCGCAGCGTCGTGGACGGCGTCGGCGTGTTGTTCGCCGCCGCAGTAACTAG
- the rplU gene encoding 50S ribosomal protein L21, with protein MYAIVKTGGRQYKVAEGDLVKVEKIEGEPGDAVALTPVLLADGATVKAKASELEGVSVNAEIVEQTKARKIKIMKYKNKTGYKRRQGHRQPVTVLKITGIK; from the coding sequence ATGTACGCGATCGTCAAGACCGGCGGAAGGCAGTACAAGGTTGCCGAAGGTGACCTCGTCAAGGTCGAGAAGATCGAGGGTGAGCCAGGCGACGCCGTGGCTCTCACCCCGGTTCTGCTCGCTGATGGTGCAACCGTCAAGGCTAAGGCTTCTGAGCTCGAAGGTGTTTCCGTGAACGCGGAAATCGTTGAGCAGACCAAGGCTCGCAAGATCAAGATCATGAAGTACAAGAACAAGACTGGTTACAAGCGCCGCCAGGGCCACCGTCAGCCAGTCACCGTACTGAAGATCACCGGTATTAAGTAA
- the rpmA gene encoding 50S ribosomal protein L27, translated as MATKKGASSTSNGRDSNAKRLGVKRFGGQLVNAGEILVRQRGTKFHPGENVGRGGDDTLFALKSGNVQFAVKKNRRVVNIVEVEESTEAATA; from the coding sequence ATGGCAACCAAGAAGGGTGCATCCAGCACTAGCAACGGTCGCGATTCGAACGCCAAGCGTCTAGGCGTCAAGCGTTTCGGTGGCCAGCTCGTTAACGCAGGTGAGATCCTGGTCCGCCAGCGCGGCACCAAGTTCCACCCAGGCGAGAACGTTGGCCGTGGTGGTGACGACACCTTGTTCGCTCTGAAGTCTGGCAACGTCCAGTTCGCAGTGAAGAAGAACCGTCGCGTGGTCAACATCGTTGAGGTTGAAGAGTCCACCGAGGCTGCAACCGCATAA
- a CDS encoding IS30 family transposase produces MTTSYGPYHSLSESDRVRLIALVTRGRSVRSSAYEIGCNYGHALNFCHAHKLIEPRKRQRPLNHNTPVIKEFLTRVRHGQSVHAAAVQCGINDTAAYAIAMDAGCHIRLSRYQRRVRQTQLRVEYLRLRLASVPSGDAGRALGIERSMRQDFERGLFKTNGSRKEFVGVGIDAITYKRLMITLRQRHDLVDSGRLRPPALPHGVDPYKPISARYICFEERVLIADLLREHTSVREISRRLGRSASSIAREIRRNRSAEGPYRAETAQLKACARRLRPKLPKLLADKRLWEYVCNGLRAQWSPEQIAHRLPVDFPDDKDMRISHETIYDAFYLQSKGKLSELGLTLPRGRKKRKKRLPRVDTPTQQRFVDDMIMIDERPEEVAERILPGHWEGDLILGKNNKSAVITLVERVSRFVVLGHLPGRHSSDEVLAALKKTVGTIDEAMWSSITWDQGSEMAGHKAFTMATDIPIYFCHPGSPWERGSNENTNGRLRRNLPKSSDLSVYSAHDLEMIANIHNHTPRKALQWKTPAEVMAEALAQTGSIRRD; encoded by the coding sequence ATGACTACCAGTTATGGGCCTTATCATTCGTTATCCGAGTCTGATCGTGTACGACTAATCGCGTTAGTGACACGCGGTCGCAGCGTGCGTTCCTCCGCCTATGAAATCGGCTGTAACTACGGACATGCGTTAAATTTTTGCCACGCCCACAAACTCATCGAACCACGCAAGAGACAACGACCACTTAATCACAACACCCCGGTTATCAAAGAGTTCCTGACACGTGTTCGACATGGACAATCAGTCCACGCCGCGGCAGTTCAATGCGGAATCAATGACACTGCTGCGTATGCGATTGCAATGGATGCCGGCTGTCATATCCGCTTAAGCAGGTACCAGCGCAGGGTTCGGCAGACTCAACTTCGTGTGGAATACCTCCGGCTACGTTTAGCAAGTGTGCCTTCTGGTGATGCTGGGCGTGCACTCGGTATTGAGAGATCGATGAGGCAAGATTTCGAACGCGGTCTGTTTAAAACAAACGGCTCACGCAAAGAGTTCGTCGGTGTTGGTATCGATGCCATCACGTATAAAAGACTTATGATCACGCTGCGCCAACGCCATGATCTCGTTGACTCTGGACGATTGCGTCCACCGGCATTGCCACATGGGGTTGATCCATACAAACCTATTAGCGCTCGCTATATCTGCTTCGAAGAACGAGTACTTATTGCTGATTTGCTGCGTGAGCATACCTCGGTTCGTGAAATCAGTCGCCGACTTGGGCGAAGTGCTTCATCAATTGCTCGAGAAATTAGACGCAATCGCAGTGCGGAAGGCCCGTATCGTGCAGAAACTGCTCAGTTGAAAGCGTGCGCACGTCGGCTGCGTCCTAAACTACCCAAGTTATTAGCAGATAAACGATTATGGGAGTACGTGTGTAATGGGTTGCGGGCACAATGGTCGCCTGAACAGATTGCTCATCGACTCCCTGTTGATTTTCCCGATGACAAGGACATGCGTATTAGCCACGAAACTATCTACGATGCTTTCTACCTGCAGTCGAAAGGTAAGCTCAGTGAGCTAGGTTTGACACTGCCTCGGGGTAGGAAGAAACGCAAGAAACGACTCCCCCGGGTTGACACTCCTACTCAGCAACGATTCGTTGATGACATGATCATGATCGATGAACGACCTGAAGAAGTCGCTGAGCGTATTTTGCCTGGACACTGGGAAGGGGACCTCATTTTAGGCAAAAATAACAAATCAGCAGTGATCACTTTGGTGGAACGTGTCAGCAGGTTCGTCGTGTTAGGTCACCTGCCTGGGCGCCATAGCAGTGATGAGGTACTTGCAGCGTTAAAGAAAACAGTTGGCACGATCGACGAAGCGATGTGGTCATCGATTACCTGGGATCAGGGAAGCGAGATGGCTGGTCATAAGGCTTTTACGATGGCTACAGATATACCCATTTATTTCTGTCATCCTGGTTCACCATGGGAACGTGGAAGTAACGAGAATACTAACGGGCGACTCCGGCGGAATCTTCCGAAAAGTAGTGATTTGTCAGTCTACAGCGCACATGATCTTGAAATGATTGCCAATATCCACAACCACACACCACGTAAAGCATTGCAATGGAAGACTCCGGCGGAAGTTATGGCAGAGGCTCTGGCACAAACCGGTAGCATTAGACGGGATTAA
- a CDS encoding Rib/alpha-like domain-containing protein, which yields MAKTCGRTKKIGRRVLSALVATSLVSGAAVAVEESAASAYAVEAGAEAGHAEPVQALPPENATFRFVDPTTEKDNVGHRGTEVVFDRTQAIFSGYGEQEAPGWFDNNAQRIGTARVYFEAKNGAGEITTSIDANSWRAGQIRDRSVLDMDNVKALALILSLQAETDEYQSGYQLFHLDKLKDAKLQFTAGEEFYPREIVDAAHASGIDPDNLLFFTGLDPEKNNIAALAHWTQGMQLKEQHPNFDWSQLKGIGFANGVLPKGKSFNLRLPLDISAVKPGMGVGVAEGSWNNAALVAERADWNTFTRFGAQRVNLYPARAERTEDGVEKLDTALPYRVRVVEYTKGDDGYTNTLLEAPDALKAAVPKVQPEHLRVNNLGHAEFDRYQEATSGTFYNSGIYYVDTYPLRLAVNHLGYTTRFDGYAAGKLADAYSFTSGGIQSNAFDTPNNDVPIPSASIPEGQTVPEEVAPIWVSFVQMLGAQDFSIPQGYAGYDQWQGVSKVMKRGGPEDNYAAVPTTREAAGLTVDTSKVDINTPGQYPVVYAYPAEGVYITVTATVVGTPEPDVPLDYGTNIIDVQPGTEKTVEPNAAPASEATVTKESGPDWVTVDPTHGTVTANPPATEPAGRHNVVVVTTSPDGEPQRTRLTVIVTPVEVEQQTTPLDYGTNIVEVAPAEVKSLAPETPPVQGTKVKVDSDLDWVVVDEDTGEITITTPGDQPKGRHEVVVVAQSPEGQPQKTRLTIVVNPEEKLKQNTPLDYGTNIVDIEPGAQKVLEPLTPPVETATVTMQSGPDWVKVDPATGEITATPPAGTAAGRYPVEIVAQSPEGQPHLSRVTFVVPEPEPEAPVQDVPLDYGTTEVTVIAGGARILTPQRGLVSGANVSKTEGSDWVAVGADGTVTMNPPADTTPGSYSVVVTAQSPEGEPQQTTITVTVTPLPVPQPDGSSISDKCLATGLGVGVPLLALIPLGLASTIHIPGLDAIQAQISQQIQNANTQLQQDLGIFSPQLASWVAQLNASLNSPQVQQTLGAAGMIAYGLLAGGLLLANCLPESGEQSSI from the coding sequence ATGGCTAAAACATGCGGCCGCACGAAGAAGATCGGTCGTAGAGTGCTCAGCGCTCTTGTCGCGACCAGTCTGGTTAGCGGGGCAGCCGTTGCGGTGGAGGAGTCAGCTGCGTCTGCATATGCGGTAGAGGCCGGTGCAGAAGCAGGTCATGCTGAACCAGTGCAGGCGCTTCCGCCAGAAAACGCAACTTTCCGCTTTGTAGATCCCACCACTGAAAAAGATAACGTTGGGCATCGGGGAACAGAGGTTGTTTTTGATCGAACGCAAGCTATTTTCTCCGGGTATGGAGAGCAAGAGGCTCCAGGATGGTTCGATAACAACGCTCAGCGTATTGGAACCGCACGGGTCTATTTCGAAGCTAAGAATGGGGCCGGCGAAATCACGACTTCGATCGACGCTAATAGCTGGCGCGCAGGGCAAATTCGCGATCGCTCGGTTCTTGACATGGACAACGTTAAAGCCCTCGCACTTATTCTGAGCCTGCAGGCAGAAACCGACGAATACCAGTCCGGATATCAGCTATTTCATCTGGATAAGCTCAAAGACGCAAAACTCCAGTTCACCGCAGGTGAGGAATTCTACCCGCGGGAGATAGTAGATGCAGCACACGCTTCCGGGATCGATCCCGATAACCTCTTATTTTTCACTGGCCTTGACCCTGAGAAAAACAATATCGCTGCTCTCGCTCACTGGACCCAAGGAATGCAGCTTAAAGAGCAGCACCCTAACTTTGATTGGTCGCAGCTCAAAGGCATCGGGTTCGCCAATGGCGTGCTTCCTAAAGGGAAGTCCTTCAACCTGCGTCTTCCACTGGATATCTCTGCCGTGAAACCTGGAATGGGAGTTGGAGTCGCGGAAGGTTCGTGGAATAACGCTGCCCTTGTTGCTGAGCGCGCAGACTGGAATACCTTTACCCGCTTCGGTGCACAACGGGTGAACTTGTATCCGGCTCGCGCCGAGAGAACCGAGGATGGCGTTGAAAAACTCGATACCGCACTTCCGTACCGGGTTCGCGTCGTGGAATATACGAAGGGTGATGACGGTTATACCAACACCCTTCTTGAGGCACCCGATGCACTCAAAGCTGCAGTACCTAAGGTACAGCCTGAGCACCTGCGGGTTAATAACTTAGGGCACGCAGAATTTGACCGTTACCAGGAAGCGACTTCAGGCACGTTCTATAACTCTGGCATTTATTACGTAGATACGTACCCGCTGCGCCTAGCGGTCAACCACCTTGGATACACCACTCGTTTTGATGGCTATGCGGCAGGTAAACTTGCCGACGCTTACTCCTTCACATCCGGCGGTATACAGTCGAACGCGTTCGATACCCCAAACAACGACGTTCCCATCCCGAGTGCCTCTATTCCTGAAGGGCAAACTGTCCCCGAGGAAGTAGCCCCGATTTGGGTGTCATTTGTTCAGATGCTCGGAGCGCAAGACTTCAGCATTCCTCAAGGGTATGCCGGCTACGATCAGTGGCAAGGCGTTTCTAAGGTAATGAAGCGTGGCGGACCAGAAGATAACTACGCTGCCGTGCCAACGACTCGTGAAGCAGCAGGGCTCACCGTGGATACGTCCAAGGTTGATATCAATACTCCTGGCCAGTATCCAGTTGTGTACGCCTACCCAGCTGAAGGTGTATATATAACTGTGACGGCGACTGTAGTGGGCACTCCCGAGCCAGATGTTCCACTGGACTACGGGACGAACATTATCGACGTGCAGCCAGGCACCGAGAAAACCGTTGAGCCGAACGCTGCACCCGCTTCAGAAGCGACGGTCACAAAAGAATCCGGACCGGACTGGGTGACAGTCGATCCCACCCACGGCACAGTGACAGCGAACCCGCCAGCAACAGAACCTGCCGGCCGCCACAATGTCGTTGTAGTAACTACGTCCCCGGACGGTGAACCACAACGGACTCGTCTGACCGTAATCGTCACCCCAGTGGAGGTGGAACAGCAAACTACGCCGCTAGATTACGGTACAAACATAGTTGAGGTCGCTCCTGCCGAGGTCAAGTCTTTGGCACCTGAGACACCACCGGTACAAGGTACGAAGGTCAAGGTGGATTCTGACCTCGACTGGGTCGTAGTCGATGAGGACACCGGAGAAATTACAATTACAACTCCTGGTGACCAGCCCAAGGGGCGTCATGAAGTAGTTGTGGTGGCACAATCGCCAGAGGGGCAGCCTCAGAAAACTCGATTGACCATCGTGGTCAACCCCGAAGAGAAGCTGAAGCAGAATACTCCGCTGGACTATGGAACCAACATTGTCGATATTGAGCCAGGTGCACAAAAGGTGCTTGAGCCGCTAACACCTCCAGTGGAGACGGCGACCGTGACTATGCAGTCCGGTCCAGACTGGGTGAAAGTTGATCCTGCCACGGGCGAAATCACCGCGACCCCGCCTGCTGGAACTGCCGCTGGGCGTTATCCAGTGGAGATTGTGGCGCAGTCCCCTGAAGGGCAACCGCATTTGAGCAGGGTTACCTTCGTTGTGCCGGAGCCGGAACCTGAAGCGCCTGTTCAAGACGTTCCTCTGGATTATGGGACGACTGAGGTTACCGTGATTGCAGGTGGGGCACGAATCCTCACGCCGCAACGTGGACTCGTCAGCGGCGCAAATGTGAGCAAAACGGAAGGTTCCGATTGGGTCGCCGTTGGTGCCGATGGCACGGTGACGATGAATCCGCCGGCAGACACAACTCCAGGTTCTTACAGCGTGGTCGTGACAGCACAATCACCAGAGGGGGAGCCACAGCAGACCACCATTACAGTGACCGTAACACCGTTGCCGGTTCCGCAGCCGGATGGATCGTCGATAAGCGACAAGTGCCTGGCAACTGGACTTGGCGTCGGCGTACCACTGCTTGCACTCATCCCGCTGGGCCTGGCATCTACTATCCACATTCCAGGTCTGGACGCGATTCAGGCGCAGATTTCGCAGCAGATTCAGAATGCCAACACTCAGCTGCAACAAGATCTTGGAATCTTTAGTCCACAGTTGGCGTCGTGGGTTGCGCAACTCAATGCGAGCCTAAATAGCCCGCAGGTGCAGCAGACACTCGGAGCGGCCGGCATGATTGCCTATGGTTTACTCGCAGGCGGACTACTGCTGGCAAACTGCCTCCCGGAAAGTGGGGAACAAAGCTCGATTTAA
- a CDS encoding MDR family MFS transporter yields the protein MSAAHSPQPDHQSPQDQKISGQAILIIGILVFTTFIMMLNETALAVALPDIMAEFGIGAATAQWALTGVMLTMAIMMPTTGWILDRFTTRQVYLTAAVFFLAGSAVAALSPSFTIMLVGRVLQAVGTAIVMPLQMTVVMTIVPSARRGTVMGVISIVMAVGPALGPTFAGAVMSVSTWHMTFWIMAALVTVAGLLGAWKLTNIGQMKKSPLDVLSVILSAFAFGGLVYGLSSVGAIIGGTDGAAVAWIVLGIGAVGLALFVWRQLALRSSGRALLNLKPLTVRNFVVAVIVILLFQGTMLGISNTLPLYLQGALLASVLLAGLANLPGGLVETVFSPVSGALFDRIGPRPLVIPGTIIGAGSLYWMATADHTTSVATIMVMYAVFSFGLAMVLTPLMTTALGSLPADIYSHGSAIMNTLMQLAGAAGTAVMIAVFDVVSHRGGNTQEAIGHGGGSAFLIGAILLTVAAVATFFLHRPETGQRVKTVQSEEPR from the coding sequence ATGTCCGCAGCGCACTCACCGCAGCCCGACCACCAGTCGCCACAGGATCAGAAGATTTCCGGCCAGGCGATCCTGATCATCGGCATCCTGGTCTTTACTACGTTCATCATGATGCTCAACGAAACTGCCCTCGCGGTGGCTCTGCCGGACATCATGGCGGAATTCGGCATTGGCGCGGCGACGGCGCAGTGGGCGCTCACCGGCGTGATGCTGACCATGGCGATCATGATGCCTACCACCGGCTGGATCCTCGACCGCTTCACCACCCGGCAGGTGTACCTCACCGCCGCCGTGTTCTTCCTGGCAGGTTCGGCGGTGGCGGCGCTTTCGCCGTCGTTTACCATCATGCTGGTCGGGCGCGTTCTCCAGGCGGTGGGCACAGCAATCGTGATGCCTCTCCAAATGACGGTCGTGATGACAATCGTCCCGTCCGCGCGCCGCGGCACGGTGATGGGCGTAATCTCCATCGTGATGGCGGTCGGCCCAGCCTTGGGCCCGACGTTCGCCGGCGCAGTCATGTCCGTGTCCACATGGCACATGACGTTCTGGATTATGGCCGCTCTGGTTACCGTCGCAGGCCTGCTCGGGGCCTGGAAGCTCACCAATATTGGGCAGATGAAGAAGTCGCCTCTCGACGTCCTCTCGGTCATCTTGTCCGCTTTCGCATTCGGCGGGCTGGTCTACGGCCTGTCTTCCGTCGGAGCAATCATCGGTGGAACAGATGGCGCCGCGGTCGCTTGGATCGTTTTGGGCATTGGTGCCGTGGGCTTGGCTCTATTCGTGTGGCGCCAGTTGGCGCTGCGCTCCTCGGGGCGTGCGTTGTTGAACCTCAAGCCGTTGACGGTACGCAACTTCGTGGTGGCGGTTATCGTCATCTTGCTTTTCCAGGGCACGATGTTGGGTATCTCTAACACGTTGCCGTTGTACTTGCAGGGCGCGCTGCTGGCTTCGGTCCTGCTGGCGGGGCTAGCTAACCTTCCCGGAGGCCTCGTGGAGACAGTATTTTCCCCGGTGTCAGGCGCGCTGTTCGACCGTATCGGGCCCCGGCCGCTGGTCATCCCCGGCACGATCATCGGCGCTGGATCACTGTATTGGATGGCAACTGCCGACCACACCACGAGCGTCGCCACAATAATGGTCATGTACGCCGTCTTTTCCTTCGGGCTTGCTATGGTTCTTACACCGCTCATGACCACGGCACTGGGGTCACTTCCGGCTGATATTTACAGCCATGGCTCGGCGATCATGAACACGCTCATGCAGCTTGCCGGTGCGGCGGGTACCGCGGTGATGATTGCGGTGTTCGACGTCGTTAGCCATCGTGGCGGCAACACCCAAGAAGCGATTGGGCACGGTGGTGGTAGCGCTTTCCTCATCGGGGCTATCCTCTTGACCGTCGCCGCGGTTGCCACGTTCTTCCTCCACCGCCCGGAAACCGGCCAGCGGGTCAAGACCGTGCAGTCGGAAGAACCACGGTAG